In Oncorhynchus tshawytscha isolate Ot180627B linkage group LG06, Otsh_v2.0, whole genome shotgun sequence, the following are encoded in one genomic region:
- the LOC112253392 gene encoding unique cartilage matrix-associated protein-like, whose amino-acid sequence MSWSHATFLVAVLLSLSLSQEVDSAAVPDDKGTTKATDPRGPLREIFMTEADAANFFRRRSRRAAKSQDEIDAEQRQVLAADKRKRENHEEQRNEFENYAEEEHDEQDERTRESTEQWREFHYDGLHPPQEYNRQST is encoded by the exons ATGTCCTGGTCGCATGCAACCTTCCTTGTCGCTGTGCTCCTGTCACTGTCCT TATCTCAGGAGGTAGACAGTGCAGCTGTCCCCGATGATAAGGGCACTACCAAGGCAACCGACCCGAGAG GTCCACTGAGAGAGATCTTCATGACCGAGGCCGACGCAGCAAACTTCTTTAGACGCCGCAGCAGAAGAGCTGCCAAGTCGCAGGACGAAATTGACG CTGAACAGAGGCAGGTGCTGGCTGCAGATAAGCGGAAGAGAGAGAACCATGAGGAACAGAGGAATGAGTTTGAGAACTACGCTGAGGAGGAGCATGACG AGCAAGACGAGAGGACACGGGAGAGCACCGAGCAGTGGCGAGAGTTCCACTATGACGGCCTGCATCCCCCCCAGGAGTACAACCGCCAGTCTACCTGA